Proteins encoded together in one Prunus dulcis chromosome 3, ALMONDv2, whole genome shotgun sequence window:
- the LOC117622814 gene encoding uncharacterized protein LOC117622814, producing MNNITASELAGFGVGALLLCATIAAPKVDAFISASQRSSLGMCKRCGNLRMIACSRCKGVGLIKEGGVFGLNLIDDFYESVGGSDSKVRSISCTNCNARGHFSCPDCSKTSV from the exons aTGAATAACATAACGGCAAGCGAGCTGGCGGGTTTTGGAGTTGGGGCTCTGCTCCTCTGTGCCACCATTGCTGCCCCAAAGGTCGACGCTTTCATCTCTGCCTCTCAGCGCAG TTCTTTGGGAATGTGCAAGAGATGTGGCAATCTGAGGATGATAGCATGCTCAAGATGCAAAGGAGTTGGATTAATCAAAGAAGGTGGTGTGTTTGGTTTAAATCTCATTGATGACTTCTATGAATCGGTTGGGGGTAGTGATTCGAAAGTAAGATCCATTTCTTGCACCAACTGTAACGCTAGAGGTCATTTTAGCTGCCCTGATTGCTCTAAAACATCTGTTTGA
- the LOC117623030 gene encoding cytochrome P450 85A, with translation MAVFMVILCVLFVLCICSALLRWNEVRYRKKGLPPGTMGWPVFGETTEFLKQGPNFMKNQRARYGSFFKSHILGCPTVVSMDPELNRYILMNEAKGLVPGYPQSMLDILGKCNIAAVHGSTHKYMRGSLLALINPTMIRDQILPKIDDFMRSHLSGWANQVINIQEKTKEMALLSSLKQIAGIESSSISEAFKTEFFKLVLGTLSLPIDLPGTNYRRGFQGRKNIICMLEQLIEERRASQEVHQDMLGCLLSDENRYKLSDEEIIDHIITILYSGYETVSTTSMMAVKYLHDHPKALEELRKEHLAIREKKRPEDPIDWNDLKSMRFTRAVIFETSRLATIVNGVLRKTTQDMELNGYLIPKGWRIYVYTREINYDSFLYPDPLTFNPWRWLDKSLESHNYCLIFGGGTRQCPGKELGIAEISTFLHYFVTRYRWEEVGGDKLTKFPRVEAPNGLHLRVSHLAN, from the exons ATGGCTGTGTTCATGGTGATACTTTGTGTTCTCTTTGTCCTCTGTATCTGCTCTGCTTTGCTGAGATGGAATGAAGTGAGGTACAGGAAGAAAGGCCTCCCTCCGGGCACAATGGGTTGGCCAGTTTTTGGGGAGACTACTGAGTTTCTCAAACAAGGCCCTAACTTCATGAAAAACCAGAGAGCAAG GTATGGTAGTTTTTTCAAATCCCACATACTGGGGTGCCCTACAGTTGTTTCCATGGATCCAGAGCTCAACAGATACATCCTAATGAATGAAGCTAAAGGGCTTGTTCCTGGCTATCCTCAGTCCATGTTGGATATATTGGGAAAATGTAACATTGCAGCAGTTCATGGCTCCACTCACAAGTACATGAGAGGCTCATTGCTTGCCCTCATTAACCCAACCATGATCAGAGACCAGATTTTGCCTAAAATTGATGACTTCATGAGATCCCACCTCAGTGGTTGGGCTAACCAAGTCATCAACATTCAAGAAAAGACCAAAGAG ATGGCACTTCTCTCATCACTTAAGCAGATTGCAGGCATTGAGTCAAGCTCAATTTCTGAAGCATTCAAGACTGAGTTCTTCAAGCTTGTTTTAGGCACACTTTCATTACCTATTGACCTTCCTGGCACAAATTACCGCCGTGGATTCCAG GGAAGGAAGAACATCATATGCATGCTGGAACAGCTCATAGAAGAGAGAAGGGCTTCCCAAGAAGTCCATCAAGACATGCTTGGTTGCTTACTGAGTGATGAAAACAGATACAAACTCAGTGATGAAGAAATAATTGATCACATAATCACGATCTTATATTCGGGTTACGAGACCGTTTCGACTACTTCAATGATGGCTGTGAAGTACCTCCATGATCATCCCAAAGCGCTTGAAGAACTCAGA AAAGAACATTTGGCTatcagagaaaagaaaaggccaGAGGATCCAATTGACTGGAATGACTTGAAATCCATGCGGTTTACTCGTGCG GTGATATTTGAGACCTCAAGATTAGCTACCATTGTCAATGGGGTGCTGAGGAAAACCACTCAAGATATGGAGCTAAATG GTTATCTGATTCCAAAGGGGTGGAGAATTTATGTTTACACCAGAGAGATTAATTATGACTCCTTTCTGTATCCTGATCCATTGACCTTCAATCCATGGAGATGGCTG GACAAGAGCTTGGAATCTCACAACTACTGCCTTATATTTGGAGGGGGCACAAGGCAGTGTCCAGGAAAGGAACTTGGAATTGCAGAGATTTCAACTTTCCTGCACTACTTTGTAACTAGATACAG GTGGGAAGAAGTTGGGGGAGACAAACTGACGAAATTTCCAAGAGTAGAGGCACCAAATGGACTGCACCTTAGGGTGTCTCATCTTGCTAACTGA
- the LOC117623125 gene encoding COBRA-like protein 4, whose translation MGFFVSALFSLVIFSYAAAFDPLDPNGNITIKWDIMSWTPDGYVAVVTLNNFQMYRHIMSPGWTLGWTWARREVIWSAVGAQATEQGDCSRFKGNIPHCCKRNPTFVDLLPGVPYNQQFTNCCKGGVIGAWGQDPSAAVSAFQLSVGSAGTSNRTVRLPRNFTLLGPGPGYTCGRARVVPPTIFLTPDRRRKTQALMTWNVTCSYSQILARKYPSCCVSLSSFYNDTVIPCPPCTCGCQTKDNCVKSDSKILSMVGVNTPKKDNKPLLQCTRHMCPVRVHWHVQRNYKDYWRVKVSITNFNYRMNYTLWTLVVQHPNLNNVTQVFSFDYKPLVPYESINDTGMFYGLKFFNDQLMEAGPFGNVQSEMLLRKDKNTFTLKEGWAFPRKVYFNGDECQLPPPDAYPFLPNSAYQNLLSFSTFISSFIFFLIAIW comes from the exons ATGGGATTCTTTGTCTcagctctcttctctcttgtCATCTTTTCATATGCAG CTGCATTTGATCCCTTGGATCCAAATGGAAACATAACAATAAAATGGGATATCATGTCTTGGACACCAGATGGCTATGTG GCAGTTGTGACTCTGAACAACTTTCAAATGTATCGGCACATCATGAGCCCGGGGTGGACTTTAGGATGGACATGGGCTAGAAGAGAAGTGATATGGTCTGCAGTGGGTGCTCAAGCCACGGAGCAAGGTGACTGCTCTAGGTTCAAAGGGAACATACCTCATTGCTGCAAGAGAAACCCCACATTTGTGGACTTGCTTCCTGGTGTTCCTTACAACCAGCAATTCACAAATTGTTGCAAAGGTGGAGTGATAGGTGCATGGGGCCAAGACCCCTCAGCTGCTGTCTCCGCCTTCCAGCTCAGTGTTGGATCAGCTGGTACTTCAAACAGGACAGTGAGGCTTCCCAGGAACTTCACTTTGCTAGGCCCAGGACCAGGATACACCTGTGGCAGGGCAAGAGTTGTGCCTCCCACAATTTTCTTGACACCTGATCGACGCCGAAAGACTCAggctttga TGACCTGGAATGTGACCTGTTCTTACTCACAAATTCTGGCCAGAAAATACCCAAGCTGTTGTGTATCTCTCTCATCTTTCTACAATGACACGGTTATTCCTTGTCCACCTTGTACTTGTGGTTGCCAAACCAAGGACAATTGTGTCAA AAGTGACTCCAAAATTCTGAGCATGGTGGGAGTTAACACTCCGAAGAAAGACAATAAGCCGCTGCTGCAGTGCACAAGGCACATGTGCCCGGTTAGAGTGCACTGGCATGTGCAGCGTAACTATAAGGATTATTGGCGTGTGAAGGTTTCGATCACAAACTTCAACTATCGGATGAACTACACGCTTTGGACTCTGGTTGTTCAGCATCCTAATCTCAACAATGTCACACAAGTGTTCAGCTTTGATTACAAGCCTCTTGTTCCTTACGAGTCTATAA ATGACACTGGTATGTTCTATGGCTTGAAATTCTTCAACGACCAATTAATGGAAGCCGGGCCATTTGGGAATGTTCAGTCGGAGATGCTGCTTCGAAAGGACAAGAACACATTCACTTTGAAGGAAGGGTGGGCATTTCCTCGCAAAGTCTACTTCAATGGTGATGAGTGCCAGTTGCCTCCTCCTGATGCCTACCCCTTTCTGCCCAACTCTGCCTATCAAAATCTACTTTCCTTCTCAACAttcatttcatcattcattttcttcttgataGCCATTTGGTGA
- the LOC117622863 gene encoding PI-PLC X domain-containing protein At5g67130: protein MKTRQNLLLMIIASAAVFSVATACSNGQCKLLEQCSTDGDCEAGLFCFSCPEAFSGSRCIRSTATDQFKLLNNSLPFNKYAFLTTHNAFAIEGEPSHTGIPRVTFTNQEDTITQQLNNGVRALMLDTYDFKGDVWLCHSFNGKCHDITAFEPAIDTLKEIEAFLSANPAEIVTLILEDYVEAPNGLTNVFKASGLMKYWFPVTSMPKNGQDWPLVSDMVAKNQRLLVFTSKSAKEQSEGIAYQWNYMVENQYGDGGMKPGNCPNRGESAPLNDKAKSLVLVNYFSSIPIKQVSCAINSGDLIKMLYTCYGAAGNRWANFVAVDFYKRSEGGGSFQALDNLNGELLCGCNDVHACVPGSPPGSCQP, encoded by the exons ATGAAGACTCGGCAGAACTTGCTTTTGATGATCATAGCTAGTGCAGCGGTTTTCAGCGTTGCCACAGCTTGCTCCAACGGACAGTGCAAG CTTTTAGAACAATGCTCAACAGACGGAGATTGTGAGGCAGGGCTTTTCTGCTTCTCTTGCCCAGAAGCCTTTTCCGGCTCTAGATGTATAAGATCAACCGCTACAGACCAATTCAAGCTTTTG AACAATTCTCTACCATTCAACAAGTATGCGTTTTTGACAACCCACAATGCTTTTGCTATTGAGGGAGAGCCTTCTCATACTGGAATTCCTCGCGTTACCTTCACAAATCAAGAAGATACTATCACTCAACAGCTAAAT AACGGGGTTCGAGCCTTAATGCTCGATACGTATGATTTTAAAGGAGATGTGTGGTTGTGCCACTCTTTCAATGGAAAATGCCATGACATTACTGCATTT GAACCAGCTATAGATACCCTCAAGgaaattgaagcatttttatcaGCCAACCCAGCAGAAATCGTCACATTGATTTTAGAGGACTATGTTGAAGCTCCAAATGGATTGACAAATGTCTTCAAAGCTTCTGGGCTGATGAAATACTGGTTTCCAGTGACAAGCATGCCCAAAAATGGTCAGGACTGGCCACTGGTTAGTGACATGGTTGCTAAGAACCAAAGACTACTTGTATTCACTTCAAAAAGTGCCAAGGAACAATCTGAAGGGATTGCATACCAATGGAACTACATGGTTGAAAACCAAT ATGGGGATGGTGGAATGAAGCCAGGAAATTGTCCAAATAGAGGAGAATCAGCACCTCTAAATGACAAGGCTAAATCATTGGTGTtggttaattatttttcttccattCCCATCAAGCAAGTCAGCTGTGCAATTAACTCTGGGGATCTCATTAAAATGCTCTACACTTGTTATGGTGCGGCTGGCAACCGATGGGCTAACTTCGTCGCTGTCGATTTTTACAAG AGGAGTGAAGGAGGAGGGTCGTTTCAAGCTTTAGACAACCTGAATGGGGAGCTCTTGTGTGGATGCAATGATGTACATGCATGTGTG CCAGGATCACCTCCAGGGTCTTGCCAGCCATAG
- the LOC117622790 gene encoding COBRA-like protein 1: protein MGPLFLPMIRSVSKFISFTILLLFGLACTSFTATEAYDPLDPSGNITIKWDIISWTPDGYVAVVTIYNFQKYRHIQAPGWSLGWTWAKKEVIWNMVGGQATEQGDCSKFKTTIPHCCKKNPTVVDLLPGTPYNQQITNCCKGGVLTSWVQDPANAVGSFQLSVGQAGTTNKTVRAPKNFTLNAPGPGYTCGRANIVKPTKFVTPDKRRVTQAMMTWNVTCTYSQFLAQKTPTCCVSLSSFYNDTVVPCPACSCGCQSNATHPGSCVEPDSPYLASVVSASSKNSYMPLVRCTNHMCPIRVHWHVKLNYKEYWRVKVTVTNFNYRMNYSDWNLVVQHPNFDNLTQSFSFNYKSITPYATINDTAMLWGLKFYNDLLMQAGPLGNVQSELLFRKDQATFTFDKGWAFPRRIYFNGDNCVMPPPDAYPWLPNSGFRQYTSLLTLIMTSLSTAALMYVHA, encoded by the exons ATGGGGCCTCTGTTCCTACCCATGATTCGATCAGTCTCAAAATTTATCAGTTTCACCATTTTGCTTCTCTTTGGACTTGCTTGTACCAGCTTCACTGCTACAG AAGCATATGATCCGCTTGACCCCAGTGGAAATATCACAATCAAATGGGATATCATAAGCTGGACTCCTGATGGCTATGTT GCTGTCGTTACCATCTATAACTTCCAGAAATATCGGCACATTCAAGCACCAGGCTGGTCACTGGGATGGACATGGGCAAAGAAGGAGGTTATATGGAACATGGTAGGAGGACAAGCCACAGAACAAGGGGattgttcaaaatttaaaacaacaatCCCCCACTGCTGTAAAAAGAACCCAACTGTTGTTGATTTATTGCCAGGAACTCCTTACAAtcaacaaattacaaattgtTGCAAAGGAGGAGTACTTACTTCATGGGTGCAGGATCCAGCCAATGCTGTGGGGTCTTTTCAACTAAGTGTTGGTCAAGCAGGAACCACTAACAAGACGGTCAGAGCTCCTAAAAATTTCACCCTGAATGCACCAGGGCCTGGGTATACTTGTGGTCGCGCAAATATCGTCAAACCAACTAAATTTGTCACTCCAGATAAACGGAGAGTCACTCAAGCTATGA TGACATGGAATGTTACGTGCACATATTCGCAATTCCTGGCTCAGAAAACTCCCACTTGCTGTGTCTCACTCTCATCCTTCTACAATGACACAGTAGTGCCCTGCCCAGCATGTTCGTGTGGCTGCCAAAGTAATGCAACTCATCCAGGAAGCTGTGTAGA GCCAGATTCCCCCTATTTGGCTTCAGTTGTCTCAGCCTCTAGCAAGAATAGCTACATGCCTCTGGTTCGATGCACTAACCATATGTGCCCAATCCGAGTTCACTGGCATGTCAAGCTAAACTACAAGGAATATTGGCGAGTGAAAGTTACAGTTACAAACTTCAATTACAGGATGAATTACTCGGATTGGAATTTAGTTGTCCAACACCCAAACTTTGACAATCTGACGCAGAGTTTCAGCTTTAACTACAAGTCAATAACTCCTTATGCGACAATAA ATGATACAGCCATGCTATGGGGACTTAAGTTCTACAACGATTTGCTGATGCAAGCTGGGCCTCTTGGTAATGTACAGTCAGAGCTGCTTTTCCGGAAGGATCAAGCAACTTTCACATTTGATAAGGGTTGGGCTTTCCCTCGAAGGATCTATTTCAATGGCGATAACTGTGTCATGCCACCTCCTGATGCCTATCCATGGCTGCCAAACTCTGGTTTCCGACAGTATACCTCTCTGCTTACTCTAATCATGACTTCTCTATCAACAGCTGCACTCATGTATGTTCATGCTTAA
- the LOC117621550 gene encoding probable UDP-arabinopyranose mutase 1, whose product MASATHLLTDELDIVIPTIRNLDFLEMWRPFLQPYHLIIVQDGDPSKTIKVPDGFDYELYNRNDINRILGPRSSCISFKDSACRCFGYMVSKKKYIFTIDDDCFVAQDPAGKPVNALEQHIKNLLSPSTPFFFNTLYDPYRDGADFVRGYPFSLREGVPTAVSHGLWLNIPDYDAPTQLVKPLERNTRFVDAVLTIPKGTLFPMCGMNLGFDRELIGPAMYFGLMGDGQPIGRYDDMWAGWCIKVICDHLGLGVKTGLPYIYHSKASNPFVNLRKEYKGIFWQEEIIPFFQAAVLPKDCTTVQACYVELSKQVKEKLGKVDPYFDKLAEAMVTWIEAWDELNPTGPGAKLANGKAK is encoded by the exons ATGGCTTCTGCAACTCACCTTTTGACAGATGAGCTTGACATTGTCATCCCCACCATCAGAAACCTCGACTTCCTCGAGATGTGGAGGCCATTCCTTCAGCCCTACCACCTCATCATCGTCCAAGATGGTGACCCATCAAAGACCATCAAGGTCCCTGATGGCTTTGACTATGAGCTCTACAATCGTAACGACATTAACAGGATTCTGGGTCCTAGGTCGTCCTGCATTTCCTTCAAGGACTCTGCCTGCCGCTGCTTCGGCTACATGGTCTCCAAGAAGAAGTACATCTTCACTATTGACGATGACTGCTTC GTTGCACAAGACCCAGCTGGCAAACCCGTCAATGCTCTGGAGCAGCACATCAAGAACCTTCTTTCACCATCCACCCCCTTTTTCTTCAACACTCTGTATGATCCTTACAGGGATGGCGCTGATTTCGTTCGTGGATACCCTTTCAGTCTCCGTGAGGGTGTCCCGACTGCTGTTTCTCATGGTCTGTGGCTAAACATCCCAGATTATGATGCACCTACACAGCTTGTGAAGCCTCTTGAGAGGAACACCAG GTTTGTGGATGCTGTTCTGACAATTCCAAAGGGCACCTTGTTCCCCATGTGTGGTATGAATTTGGGTTTCGACCGTGAACTCATTGGCCCTGCAATGTACTTCGGGCTCATGGGTGATGGTCAGCCAATTGGACGCTACGACGATATGTGGGCTGGCTGGTGCATCAAG GTGATATGTGACCACTTGGGACTGGGAGTGAAGACAGGCCTGCCTTATATCTATCACAGCAAAGCCAGCAACCCATTTGTGAACCTGAGGAAGGAGTACAAAGGCATCTTCTGGCAGGAAGAGATCATCCCATTCTTCCAAGCTGCGGTTCTTCCCAAAGACTGCACCACTGTTCAAGCTTGCTATGTTGAACTGTCCAAGCAGGTCAAGGAAAAGCTCGGCAAGGTGGATCCCTACTTCGACAAGCTCGCCGAAGCCATGGTCACATGGATTGAAGCTTGGGATGAGCTTAACCCAACTGGACCTGGTGCCAAACTGGCCAACGGCAAGGCTAAGTAA
- the LOC117623126 gene encoding uncharacterized protein LOC117623126, with protein sequence MGRWVRPEVYPLMAAMTFVTSLCAFQLTRNVFLNPDVRIDKAKRGMGVLENKEEGEKYAEHGLRKFLRTRPPEIMPTINQFFSQDE encoded by the exons ATGGGGCGTTGGGTTAGGCCTGAG GTGTACCCTCTAATGGCTGCAATGACGTTTGTGACAAGCTTGTGTGCATTTCAGCTTACAAGGAACGTGTTCCTCAACCCGGATGTCAG AATCGACAAAGCTAAGCGTGGAATGGGAGTGCtggaaaacaaagaagagggagagaagTATGCAGAGCATGGGCTGCGCAAGTTCCTCCGCACCCGCCCGCCTGAGATCATGCCTACCATCAACCAATTCTTCTCTCAAGACGAATGA
- the LOC117621971 gene encoding myb-related protein 305, translated as MGWGFAEQQGWRKGPWTPEEDKLLNEYVNLYGEGRWSCVAKCAGLNRSGKSCRLRWVNYLRPGLKRGHITPQEEGIIIELHALWGNKWSTIARYLPGRTDNEIKNFWRTHFKKKEKCTQKQEKRKAQILLAKQQQEQQQQQQLQEDQNLKIRATPQSEASQGENINMTTDHEAQARQENNMDLISSSYPNLEGDQYCLPALMNQGSVGSWGNILGEEGLYMGRLWNLDDEHVSGRMDRNTSLSQCNKSAMQNQAAVTAFSSGGDYSNTFNNGG; from the exons ATGGGTTGGGGATTTGCAGAACAACAAGGATGGAGGAAAGGTCCTTGGACACCAGAGGAAGACAAGCTGCTCAATGAATATGTCAACTTATATGGAGAGGGAAGATGGAGTTGTGTGGCTAAGTGTGCag gTTTGAACAGGAGTGGCAAAAGTTGCAGACTTAGATGGGTGAATTATCTTAGGCCTGGATTAAAGAGGGGCCATATAACACCTCAGGAGGAAGGCATCATTATTGAATTGCATGCTTTATGGGGTAACAA ATGGTCTACCATTGCTAGATACTTGCCAGGAAGAACAGATAATGAGATAAAGAACTTCTGGAGAACTcatttcaaaaagaaagagaaatgcACTCAAAAGCAAGAGAAACGAAAAGCTCAAATTCTTCTAGCAAAACAACAACAggagcagcagcaacaacaacaactgCAGGAAGATCAAAACCTGAAAATACGAGCCACGCCACAATCGGAAGCAAGCCAAGGAGAAAACATTAACATGACTACTGATCATGAGGCACAAGCAAGGCAAGAGAATAATATGGATCTTATTAGCAGCAGCTACCCCAACTTGGAGGGGGACCAATATTGCTTGCCTGCGTTGATGAACCAAGGAAGTGTAGGGTCTTGGGGGAATATATTAGGAGAAGAAGGCTTATATATGGGGCGCCTCTGGAACTTAGATGATGAGCATGTAAGCGGTCGAATGGATCGAAACACAAGCTTAAGCCAGTGCAACAAATCAGCCATGCAGAATCAAGCAGCAGTTACAGCTTTCTCTTCTGGAGGGGATTACTCTAACACATTCAATAATGGAGGCTAA
- the LOC117620662 gene encoding scarecrow-like protein 3: MYPSSSSSFLSSSSPPLEALKPEERGLHLIQLLIKCANHAASGNLNLADECLCQISRLASLHGDSMQRLAARFASALAFRLVKNWPGIHKALNYDTKRPKLELDRARVIFTKAFPYLGFAYAIIARTLLQAMSAERVIHIVDLGSADPKLWAPLLQSFAALPDGPPHLKITCVHSNKAVLEKLGPKLVKEAEALDMPFQYNPLNVSLKELTKDMLKVRSGEALGFVSILNLHVLLAQDDQADAQFRPKKSNIDVKDCKQMGEFLGMVRSMSPKVVLLVEQEAHHNLNHLVDRFIEGLHYYSAMFDSLEASFGGLSSSSEERFVLEEMFGREIENIVAWEGVEREERHERYAWWMVRFSEVGFKPVRLWLDSMEDSKKGYKIISQRTSLMICWNERPLYAVSAWTC, translated from the coding sequence ATGTatccatcatcatcttcttcttttttgtcatcGTCGTCACCGCCTCTTGAAGCCTTAAAGCCAGAAGAAAGAGGGTTACATCTAATCCAACTCCTCATCAAGTGTGCTAACCACGCAGCATCCGGCAACCTCAATCTAGCTGATGAATGTCTTTGCCAAATCTCACGACTTGCGTCCTTGCATGGCGATTCCATGCAAAGGCTTGCTGCCCGGTTTGCCTCTGCTCTCGCGTTCCGTCTTGTCAAGAATTGGCCCGGCATCCACAAGGCCCTAAACTATGACACCAAACGGCCCAAACTAGAGTTGGACCGTGCTCGCGTCATCTTCACAAAGGCCTTCCCTTATCTCGGTTTTGCCTATGCCATCATCGCCCGAACCTTGCTCCAAGCCATGTCCGCCGAGCGGGTAATCCACATTGTCGACTTGGGTTCTGCGGACCCAAAACTATGGGCTCCACTTTTGCAGAGCTTCGCGGCTTTGCCAGATGGGCCTCCCCATTTGAAAATCACTTGTGTACATAGCAATAAAGCTGTCTTGGAGAAGTTGGGCCCAAAGCTTGTAAAAGAGGCAGAGGCCTTAGATATGCCATTCCAATACAACCCACTAAATGTTAGCCTAAAAGAGTTGACAAAAGACATGCTTAAGGTAAGGTCAGGAGAAGCATTGGGTTTTGTCTCAATTCTCAATCTACATGTCTTGTTGGCGCAAGATGACCAAGCGGACGCACAATTTAGGCCCAAAAAGAGCAATATTGATGTCAAGGATTGTAAGCAAATGGGTGAGTTTTTAGGCATGGTAAGGTCAATGTCCCCAAAAGTGGTGTTGTTGGTAGAACAAGAAGCTCACCATAATTTGAACCATTTGGTGGACAGATTCATTGAGGGCTTGCACTATTATAGCGCAATGTTTGATTCATTAGAGGCCAGCTTTGGGGGCTTGTCTTCATCAAGTGAAGAACGCTTCGTTTTGGAGGAGATGTTTGGGAGAGAGATTGAAAACATTGTGGCTTGGGAGGGTgtggagagagaagagaggcaTGAGAGATATGCATGGTGGATGGTTAGGTTTTCTGAAGTTGGGTTCAAACCTGTGCGCTTGTGGTTGGATTCTATGGAGGATTCAAAGAAGGGTTACAAGATTATTAGCCAGAGAACAAGTTTGATGATTTGTTGGAACGAAAGGCCTCTCTATGCTGTGTCTGCTTGGACTTGTTAG
- the LOC117623133 gene encoding probable tRNA (guanine(26)-N(2))-dimethyltransferase 2, with protein MTTDLSDYAIIKEGEAEILMHAKNQVFYNKTQVNNRDISIAVLRAFIEKRKEEHVARLSKKTKTAPKVSEKDASNSVVEEVSNESDIIDEKTNGDCEVAAEISQEEPCSISEEPNKVTEGKGQVELKPPRVLEALSASGLRALRYAREVEGIGQVVALDNDKISVEACRRNIKFNGSVACSKVESHLADARVHMLTHPKEFDVVDLDPYGSPSVFLDSAVQSVVDGGLLMCTATDMAVLCGGNGEVCYSKYGSYPLRGKYCHEMALRILLACIESHANRYKRYIVPVLSVQMDFYVRVFVRIYSSASAMKNTPLKLSYVYQCIGCDSFHLQPIGRTVAKNSSVRYLPGFGPVVPQECNDCGKKFNMGGPIWSAPIHDQEWVTSILSDVKSMKERYPAYDRISAVLTTISEELPDVPLFLSLHNLCATLKCTSPSAVIFRSAVINAGYRISGTHVNPLGLKSDAPMDVIWDIMRCWVKNHPVKPQPPDQSGTVILAKEPVLQANFARAVASLSKAQTKKVARFLPNPERHWGPKLRAGRQITSKHISLLGPDAVNGVLNHEEDEEHNAKRQKIQDHPTPN; from the exons ATGACGACCGATCTCAGTGATTACGCCATCATTAAGGAAGGAGAGGCTGAGATTCTGATGCATGCTAAAAACCAAGTCTTTTACAACAAAACTCAG GTTAACAACAGAGACATATCAATTGCGGTTCTGAGGGCATTTATTGAAAAACGCAAGGAGGAGCATGTAGCAAGATTgtccaagaaaacaaaaacagcacCAAAGGTGTCTGAGAAAGATGCTTCAAATTCTGTTGTAGAAGAAGTATCTAATGAGTCTGATATTATTGATGAAAAAACGAATGGAGATTGTGAAGTGGCAGCAGAGATATCTCAAGAGGAACCATGCAGCATTTCAGAAGAACCGAACAAGGTCACAGAGGGAAAAGGACAAGTGGAACTGAAGCCACCAAGAGTTCTTGAG GCCTTGTCGGCTTCTGGTTTAAGAGCTCTTAGGTATGCTCGCGAAGTGGAAGGGATTGGTCAAGTTGTGGCTCTAGACAATGATAAAA TTTCTGTTGAAGCTTGTAGGAGAAACATCAAGTTCAATGGTTCAGTTGCATGTTCAAAGGTGGAATCACATCTTGCTGATGCTCGTGTGCATATGCTCACCCACCCAAAAGAATTTGATGTG GTTGATCTTGATCCTTATGGTTCTCCTTCTGTCTTCTTGGACTCAGCGGTTCAATCTGTTGTTGACGGAGGATTGCTAATGTGTACAGCAACTGATATGGCAGTGCTATGTGGTGGTAATGGGGAGGTTTGCTATTCAAA ATACGGTTCCTATCCATTGAGAGGGAAATATTGCCACGAAATGGCTTTGAGGATCCTCCTAGCCTGCATTGAG AGTCATGCGAATCGTTACAAACGGTACATTGTTCCTGTGCTATCTGTTCAGATGGACTTCTATGTTCGAGTTTTCGTCCGTATCTACTC TTCTGCAAGTGCAATGAAGAACACTCCCCTTAAGCTCTCCTATGTTTATCAGTGCATTGGTTGCGATTCTTTTCATCTTCAGCCTATTGGAAGGACTGTCGCCAAG AACAGCAGTGTAAGATATCTACCTGGGTTTGGTCCTGTTGTTCCTCAAGAATGCAATGATTGTGGGAAGAAATTCAATATGGGTGGGCCCATATGGTCTGCTCCTATCCATGATCAAGAGTGGGTAACTTCCATACTATCAGATGTGAAATCTATGAAGGAGCGGTATCCTGCTTATGATCGCATCTCTGCTGTACTAACAACAATTTCAGAG GAGTTGCCTGATGTTCCTTTGTTCTTGAGTCTGCACAATCTCTGTGCCACACTGAAGTGTACTTCCCCATCTGCAGTGATTTTCCGTTCTGCTGTGATCAATGCAGGATATCGTATATCCGGAACTCATGTAAACCCCTTGGGGTTAAAATCAGATGCTCCCATGGATGTCATTTGGGACATAATGCGCTGTTGG GTGAAGAATCACCCAGTGAAACCTCAGCCTCCAGATCAATCAGGAACCGTGATCCTTGCTAAGGAACCTGTTCTCCAA gctAATTTTGCTAGAGCCGTTGCGTCTCTAAGCAAGGCACAAACCAAGAAGGTAGCACGCTTCCTTCCAAATCCGGAAAGGCACTGGGGCCCAAAGCTTAGGGCAGGTCGTCAAATCACCAGCAAACACATATCTCTCTTGGGTCCAGACGCTGTCAATGGAGTTCTTAACCATGAAGAGGATGAGGAACATAATGCCAAGCGTCAAAAGATTCAAGATCATCCCACCCCAAATTGA